In Opitutaceae bacterium TAV5, one genomic interval encodes:
- a CDS encoding LacI family transcriptional regulator produces the protein MTMADVAAAAGVHQTTVSLAFRRHPSIPEATRERLIKISGEMGYRPNPLVSALMGQIRHRRTRLHGETIAYVTSHPSKNSWRQYAALREMFAGAEEKADELGFRIEEFDLGAEDMTAIRLKGILMARGIRGMVIAPLPDGQTDFPLELSEFAVVSLGRSIKTPLLERIANDHFQSMQLAFAECLRHGYKRIGFVAGRAFSERLEGYWLGAYLHEREKLPVRRRLKPLLLEEWKLPSEERMKALRTWALRERPDAVISPLGAAQEEWLPLLASLPSRPGVASLTLPSSSGPCAGIFQDVRRFGKIAVERVVSRLYHNDFGSLDRIQNIMLHGSWCNGESLPIASSRR, from the coding sequence GTGACCATGGCGGATGTGGCGGCGGCGGCAGGCGTTCACCAGACAACGGTGTCACTGGCATTTCGTCGCCATCCGAGCATACCGGAGGCGACCCGGGAGCGGTTGATCAAAATATCGGGGGAGATGGGTTACCGCCCCAATCCGCTGGTGTCCGCTCTCATGGGGCAGATTCGCCACCGGCGAACGCGGCTGCACGGCGAGACCATCGCCTACGTGACGAGCCATCCATCGAAAAATTCCTGGCGGCAATACGCCGCGCTTCGCGAAATGTTCGCAGGGGCGGAAGAAAAAGCGGATGAACTCGGTTTCAGGATAGAGGAATTCGATTTGGGCGCGGAGGATATGACCGCCATACGCTTGAAAGGCATCCTGATGGCGCGGGGCATCCGGGGGATGGTCATTGCACCGCTGCCGGATGGGCAGACGGATTTTCCTCTTGAATTGAGCGAGTTCGCCGTGGTGTCGCTCGGCCGAAGCATCAAGACTCCGCTGCTGGAACGGATTGCCAACGATCATTTTCAATCCATGCAATTGGCCTTCGCCGAGTGCCTCCGGCACGGTTACAAGCGGATCGGATTTGTGGCAGGCAGGGCGTTTTCGGAACGGCTGGAAGGATACTGGCTGGGGGCGTATTTGCACGAACGGGAAAAGTTGCCGGTGAGGCGCCGATTGAAGCCCCTGCTGCTGGAGGAGTGGAAATTGCCGTCGGAAGAACGCATGAAAGCGTTGCGCACATGGGCATTGCGGGAGCGGCCCGACGCGGTGATTTCCCCGTTGGGCGCGGCGCAGGAGGAATGGTTGCCATTGCTGGCCTCGCTACCTTCACGTCCAGGGGTGGCCAGCCTTACATTGCCGTCCAGTTCAGGACCCTGTGCGGGGATTTTTCAGGATGTCCGCCGGTTCGGAAAAATCGCCGTGGAAAGGGTTGTCTCACGTTTGTATCATAACGACTTTGGCTCGCTGGACCGTATCCAGAATATCATGTTGCATGGGTCGTGGTGTAATGGTGAATCACTCCCGATCGCGTCCTCACGCCGCTAA
- a CDS encoding serine dehydratase subunit alpha: MAEAALQREAAETGRPAADLLARMENYYRVMRDAVRQGLALKTRSTSGLSGGDAARLQAYSQTPDPLLGPHLSRAAAYGFAVLELNAQFGRIVATPTAGSAGVVPACLFTLEETRGLTEQQAARALFTAAGIGLVIGRRAPFSGAQGGCQAEVGSASAMAAAAIVEAEGGTPQQAIDAAAFALMNTLGMVCDPIGGYVEVPCVSRNGMFAVHSFLAATMALAGTRCVVPFDDVVIAMRDIGRRMPRALKETSQAGLATTPTGLKFPPQPVL; encoded by the coding sequence ATCGCCGAAGCCGCGCTGCAACGCGAGGCGGCCGAAACCGGTCGTCCTGCCGCCGATCTCCTCGCGCGGATGGAAAACTACTACCGCGTCATGCGCGACGCCGTCCGTCAGGGTCTCGCCCTGAAAACCCGTTCCACCAGCGGCCTCTCCGGCGGCGACGCCGCGCGGCTGCAAGCGTATTCGCAAACGCCCGACCCGCTGCTCGGTCCTCACCTGTCCCGCGCCGCCGCCTACGGTTTCGCCGTGCTCGAGCTCAACGCCCAGTTCGGTCGCATCGTGGCGACTCCCACTGCCGGCTCCGCCGGCGTTGTGCCCGCCTGTCTTTTTACGCTCGAGGAAACCCGCGGACTCACCGAACAGCAGGCCGCGCGCGCCCTGTTCACGGCGGCCGGCATCGGACTTGTCATCGGTCGCCGGGCTCCGTTTTCCGGCGCGCAGGGCGGTTGCCAGGCCGAAGTCGGCAGCGCCTCCGCCATGGCCGCCGCCGCCATCGTCGAGGCCGAAGGCGGCACGCCGCAACAGGCGATCGACGCCGCCGCCTTCGCGCTCATGAACACGCTCGGCATGGTCTGCGATCCGATCGGCGGATACGTCGAAGTCCCCTGCGTGAGCCGCAACGGCATGTTTGCCGTTCACTCCTTCCTTGCCGCCACGATGGCGCTGGCCGGCACGCGCTGTGTGGTGCCTTTCGACGATGTCGTCATCGCCATGCGCGACATCGGCCGCCGCATGCCCCGCGCCCTGAAAGAAACCTCGCAAGCCGGCCTCGCCACGACCCCGACCGGTTTGAAATTCCCTCCGCAGCCGGTGCTATAG
- a CDS encoding serine dehydratase, with amino-acid sequence MPLSAFDVIGPVMVGPSSSHTAGAVRLGLMARHLLGETPCRAALTLHGSFAATGRGHATDRALLAGLLGLAPDDAALPRSPELATAAGLAFTFATEDFGESAHPNTARIHVSATPPSDAAPHSAIRTPHLTMTGASLGGGIIEVSDIDGYATSFRGDLDTLVCWHEDKSGFLARITAIVACVEANIATLRTSRSGRGNHALTVIETDGPLPADALSLLSRIPWLTRLRTVPPLP; translated from the coding sequence ATGCCGCTCTCCGCCTTCGATGTCATCGGGCCCGTCATGGTCGGTCCTTCCAGTTCGCACACGGCCGGCGCGGTCCGTCTCGGGCTCATGGCGCGCCATCTGCTCGGCGAGACCCCGTGCCGCGCCGCGCTCACCCTGCACGGATCGTTCGCCGCCACCGGGCGCGGCCACGCCACCGATCGCGCCCTCCTCGCCGGCCTGCTCGGCCTTGCGCCCGACGACGCCGCGCTGCCGCGTTCCCCCGAACTCGCCACCGCAGCCGGCCTCGCCTTTACGTTCGCCACCGAAGACTTCGGCGAATCCGCTCACCCCAACACCGCCCGCATCCATGTTTCCGCTACACCTCCGTCCGACGCTGCCCCGCACTCTGCAATCCGCACTCCGCACTTAACCATGACCGGCGCCTCGCTGGGCGGTGGCATCATCGAGGTTTCAGACATCGACGGCTACGCCACTTCCTTTCGTGGCGATCTCGATACGCTCGTCTGCTGGCACGAAGACAAGAGCGGTTTTCTCGCTCGCATCACCGCCATCGTTGCCTGCGTCGAGGCCAACATCGCCACCCTTCGCACCTCGCGTTCCGGCCGGGGCAACCATGCGCTCACCGTCATCGAAACCGATGGTCCGCTTCCCGCCGATGCGCTCAGCCTCCTCTCGCGCATCCCGTGGCTCACCCGTCTCCGCACCGTGCCGCCGTTGCCATGA
- a CDS encoding dihydrodipicolinate synthetase, which yields MHSIDDIRKHLLAGQAIPALPLALDRRRRWSERRQRAVMRYYIDAGVGGIAVGVHSTQFEIREKKHGLFEPVLALASETITDWLGRRPRPFLRIAGLCGRTPQAVAEAETAVRLGYHAALLSVAALRDEDERTIVRHCAQVARTIPVIGFYLQPAVGGRTLSYRFWRAFADIPNVVAVKMAPFNRYQTHDVIRAVIDSGREDIALYTGNDDNIIADLLTPFEYAGKTRHIVGGLLGQWGVWTERAVALLAEIKKARARPKLDAAWLTRAAALTDANGAVFDVANSFAGCIPGIHEILRRQRIFETTACLNPHEKLSRGQAAELDRVTRAWPWLVDDAFVRKNLHRWLK from the coding sequence ATGCATTCCATCGACGATATCAGAAAACACCTCCTCGCCGGCCAGGCCATCCCGGCCCTGCCGCTGGCGCTCGATCGCCGCCGCCGCTGGTCCGAACGTCGCCAGCGCGCCGTCATGCGTTATTACATCGACGCCGGCGTCGGCGGCATCGCGGTCGGCGTCCATTCGACGCAGTTCGAAATTCGCGAGAAAAAGCACGGTCTTTTCGAACCCGTGCTGGCTCTCGCCAGCGAGACCATCACCGACTGGCTCGGCCGACGCCCGCGCCCGTTTCTCCGCATCGCCGGCCTCTGCGGCCGCACCCCGCAGGCCGTCGCCGAAGCGGAAACGGCGGTCCGCCTCGGCTACCATGCCGCGCTCCTCAGTGTCGCCGCGCTCAGGGACGAAGACGAGCGCACCATCGTCCGCCACTGCGCGCAGGTCGCCCGGACGATTCCCGTGATCGGCTTCTATCTCCAGCCAGCGGTCGGCGGACGCACGCTCAGCTACCGTTTCTGGAGAGCGTTCGCCGACATTCCGAATGTCGTCGCCGTGAAGATGGCGCCCTTCAACCGCTACCAGACGCACGACGTCATCCGCGCCGTCATCGACTCCGGCCGCGAGGACATCGCGCTCTATACCGGCAACGACGACAACATCATCGCCGATCTCCTCACCCCGTTCGAATACGCCGGCAAAACCCGGCATATCGTCGGCGGCCTTCTCGGCCAGTGGGGCGTGTGGACCGAACGCGCCGTCGCCCTTCTTGCCGAAATCAAAAAAGCCCGCGCCCGGCCGAAACTCGACGCCGCCTGGCTGACCCGGGCCGCCGCGCTCACCGATGCCAATGGCGCCGTCTTCGACGTCGCCAACTCGTTCGCCGGCTGCATCCCGGGCATCCACGAAATCCTCCGCCGCCAGAGGATTTTTGAAACCACTGCCTGCCTCAACCCGCACGAAAAACTCTCGCGCGGCCAGGCCGCCGAACTCGACCGCGTCACCCGCGCCTGGCCGTGGCTCGTGGATGATGCGTTTGTCCGTAAAAACCTCCATCGCTGGTTAAAGTAG
- a CDS encoding epimerase: MTAAATSATLLPPPPCTPDMADDFLSTPTPAVVAAVAALPAGPVAILGAGGKMGLHLSLMLKKAALAAGQPGRRIIAVSRFATLRDRDSFTDAGIDTIPCDLSVPVNVEALPDAPTVFFLAGVKFGTATSPLLLEQMNVTVPKLVAARYKNSRIVAFSTGCVYPFAPVNTRGCAESTPVAPVGDYAQSCLRREQAFAAMSRDAGTPVVLIRLNYAVEFRYGVLVDIATKVRDGLPVDVTMGHVNVIWQPDALGHIIRSASVAASPAVPLNITGAGVHRVRDLAATFGALFGITPVITGEEAPTAWLNDASHSHHLFGPPPTSLDTMQQWIASWLATGGHTWGKPTGFEKRDGKF, translated from the coding sequence ATGACCGCAGCCGCCACCTCCGCCACCCTCCTTCCCCCCCCGCCCTGCACACCCGACATGGCGGACGATTTTCTCTCCACGCCGACGCCCGCCGTCGTCGCCGCGGTGGCCGCGCTTCCCGCCGGTCCGGTCGCGATTCTTGGCGCCGGCGGCAAGATGGGACTTCACCTCAGCCTCATGCTGAAAAAGGCCGCCCTCGCGGCCGGACAACCCGGACGCCGCATCATCGCCGTTTCCCGCTTCGCCACCCTGCGGGATCGCGACAGCTTTACGGATGCCGGTATCGACACCATCCCCTGCGACCTTTCCGTGCCGGTCAATGTCGAGGCGCTTCCCGATGCGCCGACGGTGTTCTTTCTCGCCGGCGTCAAGTTTGGCACCGCTACCTCGCCGCTGCTCCTCGAGCAGATGAACGTCACCGTACCGAAACTCGTCGCCGCCCGGTACAAAAATTCACGCATCGTCGCCTTCTCCACCGGGTGCGTCTACCCCTTCGCTCCCGTCAACACCCGCGGCTGCGCCGAATCCACACCCGTCGCGCCCGTCGGCGACTACGCGCAGTCCTGCCTGCGTCGTGAACAGGCGTTCGCCGCCATGTCGCGCGACGCCGGCACTCCGGTCGTCCTCATCCGGCTCAATTACGCCGTCGAGTTCCGCTACGGAGTCCTCGTCGATATCGCGACCAAAGTCCGCGACGGCCTGCCCGTGGACGTCACCATGGGCCACGTCAATGTCATCTGGCAACCCGACGCGCTCGGCCACATCATCCGGTCGGCCTCCGTCGCGGCGAGCCCGGCCGTGCCGCTCAACATCACCGGCGCCGGCGTCCATCGCGTCCGCGATCTCGCCGCCACTTTCGGCGCGCTCTTCGGTATCACGCCGGTCATTACCGGTGAGGAGGCGCCCACCGCGTGGCTCAATGACGCGTCGCACTCCCATCATCTCTTCGGTCCGCCGCCAACCTCGCTCGATACGATGCAGCAATGGATCGCGAGCTGGCTCGCCACCGGCGGCCATACCTGGGGCAAACCCACCGGCTTCGAAAAACGCGACGGCAAATTCTGA
- a CDS encoding acetylornithine deacetylase, protein MKFPSSVVELLCELVARPSVSPEGDAGGTAPGEQVMADYVAGLLRVLGGEVTVTEVQPGRPNVVGRFPARGEREGQDAPVVALVPHLDTVGVAGMTIPPFAPEVREGRVYGRGACDTKGPMAAALWALAQWLRSPGAERSRVTWVFAATMGEEEMSTGAKALCRSGFRADFAVALEPTDLRIVRAEKGVLRVWVEAAGRACHGATPERGDNAIYRLLPFLRACQEELAPLLAAARHPDLGGASLNLGVVSGGGELNIVPDVCRAGLDIRTHPGMPNDEVLARVQAAEAAGGLQVRVHRDGPPFALAADHPWVKKLAAHAKGVEVAPWFSDANVLNAHGTPAVAFGPGSIAQAHTKDEFIEVAALEEGARALGAFIDEVSGAGT, encoded by the coding sequence ATGAAATTTCCGTCTTCTGTCGTCGAACTGCTTTGCGAACTGGTGGCTCGCCCGAGTGTATCGCCCGAGGGCGATGCGGGCGGGACGGCACCGGGCGAGCAGGTGATGGCCGACTATGTGGCCGGCCTGTTGCGGGTGCTCGGCGGCGAGGTGACGGTGACCGAGGTGCAACCCGGGCGGCCCAATGTCGTCGGGCGTTTCCCGGCGCGCGGGGAGAGGGAAGGGCAGGATGCGCCGGTGGTGGCGCTGGTGCCTCATCTGGATACGGTCGGCGTGGCCGGGATGACGATCCCGCCGTTTGCGCCGGAGGTGCGGGAGGGCCGGGTTTATGGCCGCGGGGCGTGTGACACGAAAGGGCCGATGGCGGCGGCGTTGTGGGCGCTGGCGCAATGGTTGCGAAGCCCCGGTGCGGAGCGCTCGCGGGTCACTTGGGTATTCGCAGCGACGATGGGAGAGGAGGAGATGAGCACGGGTGCGAAGGCGCTGTGCAGGTCGGGCTTTCGCGCGGATTTTGCGGTGGCCCTGGAGCCGACGGACCTGCGCATCGTGCGCGCGGAGAAGGGCGTGTTGCGCGTCTGGGTGGAGGCGGCGGGCCGGGCGTGCCATGGCGCGACTCCCGAGCGCGGCGACAATGCGATTTACCGGCTGCTGCCGTTTCTGCGCGCCTGCCAGGAAGAACTGGCTCCGCTGCTGGCGGCGGCGCGGCACCCGGATCTCGGCGGAGCATCACTCAACCTCGGCGTGGTGTCGGGCGGTGGCGAACTGAACATCGTGCCCGATGTTTGCCGGGCGGGGCTCGATATCCGCACGCATCCGGGAATGCCAAACGACGAGGTGCTGGCGCGCGTGCAGGCGGCGGAGGCTGCGGGCGGTTTGCAGGTGCGCGTGCACCGGGACGGACCGCCGTTCGCGCTGGCGGCGGACCATCCGTGGGTGAAAAAACTGGCGGCGCATGCGAAAGGCGTGGAGGTGGCGCCCTGGTTTTCGGATGCAAATGTGCTCAACGCCCACGGTACGCCCGCGGTGGCCTTCGGCCCGGGTTCGATCGCTCAGGCGCACACGAAGGACGAGTTCATCGAGGTCGCCGCGTTGGAGGAGGGCGCGCGGGCGCTGGGGGCCTTTATCGACGAGGTATCCGGAGCCGGAACATGA
- a CDS encoding N-acyl-D-glucosamine 2-epimerase, which produces MTAAISPLCFGMPVERRAGCFGSAVTGVLDGKTRQRLRNDVVLLVLSGLQTVLGRQRETYPFIDTKFDLVTGADFAADDPLRGPGTVYTWIQGRGLEALAGHLRWAEQESSIDADLRDLLSQNIRPLLHRVVRSMEAARASNGGRLPFMMTPEGRALTVETVGRVVAADEAAGRGGEQGEARACSLSDLFYAKGLMAAADVLGEAALADEAGALLEDVVADLRAGRFRFGQVALDPKNPVQEVPGRFSHAGRMIGIGAATVFWRCTGDGRYRDLGLEFVRWILERHVQTGATGRSGAGVPPASEVARPSWPWTDQQQNAAGLFPVSAERQHSRARMPVPRQNHGLEARATSEAGRPRHFSEGDFWEFTGTDGAPWATPEGRVWSDPGHATEFAGLAFAHLHETGVRDAPLEARLRSVLRQNFANGFAGSGIVKSFDLRARRPINTDRPWWSLPETMRAAALGALTLDAADDGEAAVERRALESVFIQCWNAFAEHFVQRERGLLAVQCLDAEGRVARAIPATPDADPGYHTGLSLIDCLPWLDTERSTEGELF; this is translated from the coding sequence ATGACTGCAGCGATATCGCCGCTCTGTTTTGGCATGCCGGTGGAAAGAAGAGCCGGGTGCTTTGGCAGCGCCGTGACGGGCGTGCTGGACGGCAAGACCCGTCAGCGGCTGCGGAACGATGTGGTGCTGCTCGTATTGTCGGGGTTGCAGACGGTGCTCGGCCGTCAGCGAGAGACGTATCCGTTTATCGATACGAAATTCGATCTGGTGACGGGGGCTGATTTCGCTGCGGATGATCCGTTGCGGGGACCCGGGACGGTTTATACGTGGATCCAGGGAAGGGGACTGGAAGCTCTGGCTGGTCACTTGCGGTGGGCGGAGCAGGAGTCGTCGATTGACGCCGATCTGCGAGACTTGTTGTCACAAAACATCCGGCCGCTGCTGCACCGGGTGGTGCGGAGCATGGAGGCGGCGCGGGCGAGCAACGGCGGACGACTGCCGTTCATGATGACTCCGGAGGGACGTGCATTGACCGTGGAGACCGTCGGCCGCGTGGTGGCGGCCGATGAGGCGGCGGGAAGGGGAGGGGAACAAGGCGAGGCGCGGGCCTGTTCGTTGAGCGACCTGTTCTACGCCAAGGGGCTGATGGCGGCCGCGGATGTGCTGGGTGAAGCGGCCTTGGCGGACGAGGCCGGGGCGTTGCTGGAGGACGTGGTGGCTGATTTGCGCGCGGGGCGGTTCCGTTTCGGTCAGGTGGCGCTCGATCCGAAAAATCCGGTGCAGGAAGTGCCGGGGCGTTTTTCGCATGCCGGTCGCATGATCGGAATTGGCGCCGCCACCGTGTTCTGGCGCTGCACGGGAGACGGGCGTTACCGCGATTTGGGGCTGGAGTTTGTCCGGTGGATACTGGAGCGGCATGTGCAGACCGGAGCGACGGGCAGAAGTGGCGCGGGCGTCCCGCCCGCATCCGAAGTGGCACGGCCATCCTGGCCGTGGACGGATCAGCAGCAAAACGCCGCCGGATTGTTTCCGGTCTCTGCGGAGAGGCAACACTCACGGGCAAGGATGCCCGTGCCACGCCAGAATCACGGGCTGGAAGCCCGTGCCACGTCAGAAGCGGGACGCCCGCGCCACTTTTCGGAGGGCGATTTCTGGGAGTTCACCGGTACGGACGGCGCACCGTGGGCGACGCCGGAAGGCCGCGTGTGGTCTGATCCCGGGCACGCGACGGAATTTGCCGGACTGGCTTTCGCGCATCTGCACGAAACCGGCGTCAGGGATGCCCCACTGGAGGCACGCCTGCGTTCGGTGTTGCGGCAAAATTTTGCCAACGGTTTTGCCGGGTCGGGCATCGTCAAGTCTTTCGATCTCCGGGCGCGCCGGCCGATCAACACGGACAGGCCTTGGTGGTCGTTGCCCGAAACGATGCGCGCGGCAGCGCTCGGCGCGCTGACGCTGGATGCGGCCGATGACGGTGAGGCCGCGGTGGAACGCCGGGCGCTGGAATCGGTTTTTATCCAATGCTGGAATGCGTTTGCGGAGCATTTTGTGCAGCGCGAACGCGGTTTGCTGGCGGTGCAGTGCCTCGACGCAGAGGGGCGCGTGGCCCGGGCGATCCCGGCGACGCCGGACGCCGACCCCGGGTATCACACGGGGTTGAGCCTGATCGATTGTCTTCCGTGGCTAGATACGGAGAGGAGCACGGAAGGGGAACTGTTCTGA
- a CDS encoding acetyl xylan esterase: MKTAFSFQILIAALAWATVLSAATPKGREATRALSVRAEQATALYEPGQPVTFVIRLTDAGTPVDGEQVTWTLSKDGVAPVRTGIATVAKGEARVTGTLDEPGFLQCRVESPASLGKGKNVTALAGAGISPRLIRPSLPAPVDFDAFWDEQKAELAGVPANLRLSPAAEASPVAGVELLDVQADCAGGTLVSGYLARPAGAKPRSLPAILTLHGAGVKGAMRNVAAGWAKDGLLALDINAHGLPNGKPESFYQALAKGEFEDYRLRGRESRETVYFRGMFLRVVRALDVLAAQPEWDGKHLVIYGTSQGGAQAIAGAALDPRVTFLVAGVPAMCDHSGMVAGRVAGWPKLVPVTLATDAGKPGIPDPAVLAAARYYDMVNFAARIRAPAQFTVGFIDRTCPPTTVYAAFNAVPGTKAIFDDIGAGHENTPEAKQRMRAAVRAHAGLIRK; encoded by the coding sequence ATGAAAACGGCATTTTCTTTTCAGATTCTGATCGCGGCACTCGCCTGGGCGACGGTTTTATCGGCAGCAACGCCGAAGGGCAGAGAGGCAACCCGGGCGCTCTCGGTTCGCGCGGAGCAGGCGACGGCGCTTTACGAGCCGGGTCAGCCGGTGACGTTTGTCATCCGGCTGACGGACGCCGGCACGCCGGTGGACGGGGAGCAAGTGACCTGGACGCTGTCGAAGGATGGCGTGGCGCCAGTCCGGACCGGTATCGCCACGGTCGCAAAGGGGGAAGCACGGGTAACGGGCACTCTGGATGAGCCCGGCTTCCTGCAATGCCGCGTCGAATCGCCGGCTTCCTTGGGCAAAGGGAAAAACGTGACGGCGCTGGCCGGCGCTGGAATTTCTCCGCGCCTGATCAGGCCGAGCCTGCCGGCGCCGGTGGATTTCGATGCTTTCTGGGATGAACAGAAGGCGGAACTGGCCGGAGTGCCGGCCAACCTGCGGCTTTCGCCTGCCGCCGAGGCCTCGCCTGTCGCCGGCGTCGAACTGCTGGACGTGCAGGCCGATTGTGCGGGCGGGACACTTGTATCCGGTTATCTGGCACGCCCGGCCGGAGCGAAGCCACGGAGCCTTCCGGCGATTCTCACGCTCCACGGCGCAGGTGTGAAAGGAGCGATGCGCAATGTGGCGGCCGGCTGGGCGAAGGACGGCCTGCTGGCGCTCGACATCAACGCGCACGGGCTGCCCAACGGGAAACCGGAATCGTTCTACCAGGCGCTGGCAAAGGGCGAGTTCGAGGACTACCGGCTGCGCGGACGCGAGTCGCGGGAGACCGTTTACTTTCGCGGCATGTTCCTGCGCGTGGTACGCGCGCTCGACGTGCTCGCCGCGCAGCCGGAGTGGGACGGGAAACATCTGGTCATCTATGGCACGAGCCAGGGCGGCGCGCAGGCGATTGCGGGCGCGGCGCTCGATCCGCGGGTGACATTCCTCGTCGCCGGCGTGCCGGCGATGTGCGACCACTCGGGCATGGTGGCCGGACGCGTGGCCGGTTGGCCGAAACTGGTGCCAGTGACGCTGGCGACTGACGCCGGAAAACCGGGCATCCCCGATCCGGCCGTGCTGGCGGCGGCAAGGTATTACGACATGGTCAACTTCGCCGCCCGCATCCGGGCGCCCGCGCAGTTCACGGTGGGGTTCATCGACCGCACGTGCCCGCCCACCACGGTCTACGCCGCCTTCAACGCGGTGCCGGGGACGAAGGCGATTTTTGACGACATCGGCGCCGGCCACGAAAACACACCGGAAGCCAAACAACGCATGCGCGCCGCCGTGCGCGCCCACGCCGGCCTCATCCGGAAATAA
- a CDS encoding LacI family transcriptional regulator, whose translation MTPAKKYNLRLENSFYSGGQLGQTGTMSSRINLASVAREAGVAVSTASLVLNGKAATVGLAEETILRIKLAAEKLGYTPNHNARSLRLRRSGMLGLILSGLSRTPAQLLSGVRQVLDGSGQEMVPLLVSHDYDNEREHKELRFLMRNQVEAIIATPIGPWAKNYAPLVSSGVPVVFAVHGLADAPDNISGVYLDSEGMAREGVHHLAAGGAKRIAYLTWDYGTPVSREKLAGVQQAIIEAGKKTTLAGIFSQPPGTTFEAPLAALFANPKTAPDALLCNPSSVATNCLDFLDRENISVPDDCALLSLNDHEMFDTGRLPVTAVGQDNEFIGRRAAQIALGLIAAKRPQVVCERHACFNLIQRATTRPPG comes from the coding sequence ATGACACCGGCAAAAAAGTATAACCTGCGGCTGGAAAACAGCTTTTATTCCGGAGGGCAACTCGGGCAGACTGGGACCATGTCATCCAGAATCAATCTTGCGTCGGTGGCCCGGGAGGCGGGCGTGGCGGTGTCGACCGCGAGCCTGGTGCTCAACGGCAAGGCGGCCACGGTGGGCCTCGCCGAGGAGACGATCCTGCGCATCAAGCTGGCGGCGGAAAAACTCGGCTACACGCCCAACCACAACGCCCGTTCGTTGCGCCTGCGCCGCTCGGGCATGCTCGGGCTGATTCTCTCCGGCCTCTCGCGCACACCCGCCCAGTTGCTGTCCGGCGTGCGACAGGTGCTCGACGGGTCGGGGCAGGAGATGGTGCCGCTGCTGGTGAGCCACGATTACGACAACGAACGCGAGCACAAGGAACTGCGTTTCCTGATGCGCAACCAGGTGGAGGCGATCATTGCCACGCCGATCGGTCCCTGGGCGAAAAACTACGCGCCGCTCGTTTCCAGCGGCGTGCCGGTGGTGTTCGCCGTGCACGGGCTGGCCGACGCGCCGGACAACATTTCCGGAGTTTATCTCGATTCGGAGGGGATGGCGCGGGAAGGCGTTCATCATCTCGCGGCCGGCGGGGCGAAACGGATCGCGTATCTGACCTGGGATTACGGTACTCCGGTTTCCCGGGAAAAACTGGCCGGCGTGCAGCAGGCGATCATCGAAGCCGGGAAAAAAACGACGCTGGCCGGAATCTTTTCGCAACCGCCGGGCACGACATTCGAGGCTCCGCTCGCGGCGCTGTTCGCCAATCCGAAAACCGCGCCCGATGCGCTGCTCTGTAATCCTTCCTCCGTGGCGACGAATTGCCTGGATTTCCTCGACCGGGAAAACATCTCCGTTCCGGACGACTGCGCCCTGCTTTCCCTGAACGATCACGAGATGTTCGATACCGGCCGCCTCCCGGTGACGGCAGTCGGCCAGGACAACGAGTTTATCGGACGCCGCGCCGCGCAGATCGCGCTCGGGCTGATCGCGGCGAAGCGGCCGCAGGTCGTCTGCGAACGTCACGCCTGTTTCAACCTCATCCAGAGGGCGACCACGCGGCCGCCCGGCTGA